In Parabacteroides timonensis, the genomic stretch TTAGCCAATAGGTTTTCTATTTCTTTTTCAGTGAAAATGTTTTCATCGAATTGCATCAATGCTTCCATCTTTAATTTCAACTCTCTTTCCTGGAGATTGTCCAGTGATTCTTTTTTGCTGTCGATGAATGTTTTGTGGCGGTAGAAGTCGATACATCTGTTTTTTGCCAGGGTGAAGAGGAAAGCATTGAGGTTGTTCAGAGAATCCAGCATATCCCGGTGTTCCCAGAGATACATGAAAATATCCTGAACGATATTCTCTGCATCTTCGGTGGATATGACATATTCCCGAGCGAAACGCACGAGCTTGGGGAAATATACCAGATATATTTTTGAGAATGTGTTCTTCTCTGTTCCTGAAAAGCTACTCATACCCTGTTTCCTTTAAGATTTGGATTTTCATATGATGCATATTTGCTCCTATGATAATTTCAATAAAAGGTTTATCTTTCTCCTGTATTGCATACAAATATACTTATATCCATTGAAAAGGGCTCTCCCAGACGGATAAATTTTTATTTAAGGAAGATCGGTGGTACAATTATCCATATCTTTGGTGGAAATAAAGACTTTGTTATAATTTGCAGGTATTATGAGAAACTTAGTAGCGGGTATTTTGATATTATTGTCTTTCATTGCATGTTCCGGTGGGAGTGATAAATATCTGTTAAGTGCAGGTGATATGAAAGAAGATATTCAATACTTCTTCCATTTGATAAGAGATATACATCCGGATCCGTATCAGCGTTATGATTCGATGACTTTTGTCGCATTGGAGGCAAAGATGATCGAATCTTGTTCGGAACCCATGACAAAAAAGGATTTTGGAAAGCGGTTGATGAAAATCAGAAAGTTCCTGGATGGGCATGTTGGTATTGAATTTCCTTCTTCTGATAAAAGGTATTATGATTTTCCGTATGTTGAATTTTGTGAAGATAAAATGCTCTTGGGAAGCGATACTTTATTGGCTGTAAAAGACTCTTTTGTTTCATTTACGGCTCTGGATATAGATTCGATGGTTCCATGGGATTTACCGGCCAGAATATCCAATGACAGTAAAAATATGTTATTGAATTTCTTGTTAAGTCCTGCGCTTACACGTACAAGGACGTATACAGGTGTTTTAAAAACGGCAAATGGTCTGCAGGATACGATTATCAGTGTTGAAGCTAACAGAAAAAAACAGGCCTCGGTTTACGATAAGCTTTATTCTTCTGTTTTTTATCCGGAAGATTCGATGGCAGTTCTTTATTATAATACATGTACGGTAGTGTATAATAAACAGAGTACGGAACAATACAAGTCCTTTGTTGACTCCTTTTTCAAAGAATTGGAAAGTAAGGGGATAAAAACGTTATTTATTGATGTTACGCATAATAATGGGGGAAGTGATGGCAGCAATGATATAGTAATGAATTATTTAAAAACAGATGTACATACTTTGAAAGCAAAGATGCTGGGGAAAAAGTCAGGAGTAAAAGCATTTCTTGATTCTGATCTGATGAAACATCTTTCTAGTGAGAATAAGGTAGAGGCTGATAAATGGGTACAATCATTCGGTTATCCAATTATGGAAAATGGGGTAGGGTATCGTGAAGAAACTATACCGGGCAATGACTCCGGTTATGATGGAAAAGTATTTGTAATAATGGGTAATGAAACGTATTCGTCGGGGGCTCATTTTTGTATGGCAATAAAGAGATCCAATGCAGGAATCTTAGTAGGAGAAATTGCAGGACAATATTATCCAATTTGTGGCAATGGGATCAAAGGATACCTGCCTAACTCAAAAATAATGTATCAAATGCCAACAACACAAACTATTTACGAACCAGCGACATTGTTTAAAGACGGATATATTTGTCCGGACATTCCCTATTCGTTGAAAGAGGAAATGGGGCCGGATGATTATAGGGAAATACTTACCCTTTCTTCTGTTTCTTGTACTCCCTAGGTGACATACCCATCACTTTACTGAATAACCGGGAGAAGTAGTAAGTATCTTCTATTCCTATTTTATAACAGATCTGGTTTATCTTCATATCTGTGAAGTCCAGCAGTTGGCAGGCCTGCTGTATTTTCAGTTGGTTGAAGTAAGTCAGTGGGGCATATCCGGTACGTTTACTGAACAGAACGGAGAAATGGGATGGTGAGTAACCGATATGAGTTGCCAGGTCGGCCAATGTCAGTTTCTTTTCCAGGTTCTCTTTCATATAATGGATGGCCGCTGTTACGATGTCGTTTGCATCCGATTCGTTGCGGGCCGCTTCGCGGTATTGTTGCAGGTAGCGTAAAGACCCCAGGTAATAATGGAAGGCGGAGCAGGCATAAAGAAGGTTCTCATGGCTGTATCCCATTTCCAGTGTGCGGAATATCTCTTCGAAAAGATCGTTCCGGTTACTGATGCGGGACTGGACACTCGGTTTGATTTCTATCGGACGACTGGCCTGCCCGGCAAAGTAAGAGGCTAGTTTCCCTTTGAAATGTATCCAGTAAATTGTCCAGGGATTATTCTCGTCCGAACCGTAAGCGTGAGGAACTCCCGCAGGCAGTATGAAATATTGATTTGCTTTTACCGTACATTCCTGTTCGCCGACGCGAAACCAGCCGGCTCCTTCTATACAATAAATAAAAACGAACTGGCTGACCGGTTCCGTACGTTCCCGGAAATGGTGCAAGGCTTTCGGATAATAACCTATGTCTGTAATATGCAGGATTGATGAAAGGGCATCTTTCTCCATCTCCTGCACAACCGATTGGGGAAGCACAAGTGCACGTTCGCCGCTAAAACCGTCTTTTAGTTTGATCATGGTACCAGATTTATAGATATTTGCAAAGATATGATTAAATCGGAATATTGTCCATCTATAAGCTGATTTTATCTATTTCGTTGTTGAAGAAAAGACTGTTTCTTTGCATTATAACTTTAATTCTATTGTCATGAAGCGAACAACAGCTTATTTATTACTTATCTGTCTCGTCTCAGCCATGGGAGGATTGCTATTCGGTTACGACTGGGTGGTGATCGGTGGTGCAAAGATATTTTATGAACCGTTCTTTGGGTTGGAAGGCTCCGCCGCTCTTCGCGGATGGGCTATGAGTAGTGCTTTGATCGGTTGCCTGGTGGGTGCATTGCTGTCCGGCGAATGGAGCGATAAATATGGACGGAAGAAGATGTTGATTATCGCTTCTTTCCTTTTTGTGTGGTCTGCCTACGGGACAGGGGCTGTCGACAGTTTTACCTGGTTTGTTATTTATCGTATAATCGGTGGATTCGGTATCGGTATTGCTTCGAACGTATCGCCGGTATACATCGCTGAGGTTGCTCCGGCTTCTGTCCGGGGAAAATTCGTTTCCCTCAATCAGCTGACGATCGTGTTAGGTATCCTGTTTGCACAGTTAGCAAACTGGCAGATCGGAGAATACTTTACACAAGGGGGCGAAACGCTGACGGCAAACAGTATCGAATGGGCGTGGCGGTGGATGTTCTGGGCGGAGCTGGTTCCGGCTGGTTTATTTTTTGTCCTTTCTTTTATTATTCCTGAAAGTCCGCGCTGGCTGGCAACCGTACAAAAGACCACACAGGCACGAGGCATTCTCCTGCGTATCGGTGGCGATGAGTATGCCGATCAGACTTTGAACGAATTAGCCCAATTGACCGATAAAAAGGAGGAAAAAGCAAACTGGAGTGCACTCTTGAAGCCGGGAGTCCGGAATGTATTGGTAATCGGGATCGTACTGGCCATCTTCCAGCAGTGGTGCGGTATCAATGTGATCTTCAATTATGCACATGAGATATTTTCAGAGGCAGGTTATGCCGTATCTGACGTCCTGATGAATATTGTAGTGACAGGTGTGACCAACGTAATCTTTACTTTCGTCGCTATCTATACGGTGGATAAATGGGGCAGACGTACCCTGATGTTTGTCGGTTCTGCCGGGTTGGCTATTATTTACGCGGTATTGGGTACCTGCTACTTCCTGGAAATGAGTGGTTGGCCGATGTTGCTGTTGGTAGTGATGGCAATTGCTTGTTATGCTATGTCGCTGGCACCGGTGGTTTGGGTGGTATTATCGGAGATATTCCCGGTACGGATACGCGGGATGGCAATGGCGATCTCTACCTTCTTCCTTTGGGTGGCCTGCTTCTTGTTGACCTATACCTTCCCGATACTGAATGAAGCGGTGGGCGCTTCGGGAACCTTCTGGCTGTATGGCCTTATCTGTCTGGGCGGATTCCTGTTTATCCGTGCAAAACTTCCTGAAACAAAAGGTAAAACTTTAGAGGAACTGGAAAAAGAATTAACGAAATAAATAGACTGAAATGACTGAAAATGTGAAAGTTTGGGAAGAAGATATCCTTCTTCCTACCTACGGTATTGGCAAAGCCGAAAAGAATCCGATGTTCTTGGAGAAGCGTGTTTACCAGGGAAGCAGCGGTGTGGTTTACCCTTATCCGGTGGTTGAAAAGATAGAAGATACCTGCGAGGAAAAGAGTTACCATGCTGTCTGGCTGGAAAACGAATATATAAAAGTGATGATTCTTCCCGAGCTGGGCGGACGGGTACAAATGGCGTACGATAAGATCAAAAACCGCCATTTCATCTATTATAACCATGTCATCAAGCCTGCTTTGGTCGGTTTGACCGGACCGTGGATCTCCGGTGGTATCGAGTTTAACTGGCCGCAACATCACCGTCCGAGTACGTTCCTGCCGATCGACTATACGATCGAACGTTGTGCCGATGGAAGTGCCATCGTTTGGGTAAGCGAAC encodes the following:
- a CDS encoding RNA polymerase sigma-70 factor, translating into MSSFSGTEKNTFSKIYLVYFPKLVRFAREYVISTEDAENIVQDIFMYLWEHRDMLDSLNNLNAFLFTLAKNRCIDFYRHKTFIDSKKESLDNLQERELKLKMEALMQFDENIFTEKEIENLLAKAIEHLPEKCRQVFILSRMNGLKHEEIATQLDISVHTVQNHIVTAIRKLKVELKDYLPLFIFII
- a CDS encoding S41 family peptidase, which produces MRNLVAGILILLSFIACSGGSDKYLLSAGDMKEDIQYFFHLIRDIHPDPYQRYDSMTFVALEAKMIESCSEPMTKKDFGKRLMKIRKFLDGHVGIEFPSSDKRYYDFPYVEFCEDKMLLGSDTLLAVKDSFVSFTALDIDSMVPWDLPARISNDSKNMLLNFLLSPALTRTRTYTGVLKTANGLQDTIISVEANRKKQASVYDKLYSSVFYPEDSMAVLYYNTCTVVYNKQSTEQYKSFVDSFFKELESKGIKTLFIDVTHNNGGSDGSNDIVMNYLKTDVHTLKAKMLGKKSGVKAFLDSDLMKHLSSENKVEADKWVQSFGYPIMENGVGYREETIPGNDSGYDGKVFVIMGNETYSSGAHFCMAIKRSNAGILVGEIAGQYYPICGNGIKGYLPNSKIMYQMPTTQTIYEPATLFKDGYICPDIPYSLKEEMGPDDYREILTLSSVSCTP
- a CDS encoding AraC family transcriptional regulator, with protein sequence MIKLKDGFSGERALVLPQSVVQEMEKDALSSILHITDIGYYPKALHHFRERTEPVSQFVFIYCIEGAGWFRVGEQECTVKANQYFILPAGVPHAYGSDENNPWTIYWIHFKGKLASYFAGQASRPIEIKPSVQSRISNRNDLFEEIFRTLEMGYSHENLLYACSAFHYYLGSLRYLQQYREAARNESDANDIVTAAIHYMKENLEKKLTLADLATHIGYSPSHFSVLFSKRTGYAPLTYFNQLKIQQACQLLDFTDMKINQICYKIGIEDTYYFSRLFSKVMGMSPREYKKQKKG
- a CDS encoding sugar porter family MFS transporter; the protein is MKRTTAYLLLICLVSAMGGLLFGYDWVVIGGAKIFYEPFFGLEGSAALRGWAMSSALIGCLVGALLSGEWSDKYGRKKMLIIASFLFVWSAYGTGAVDSFTWFVIYRIIGGFGIGIASNVSPVYIAEVAPASVRGKFVSLNQLTIVLGILFAQLANWQIGEYFTQGGETLTANSIEWAWRWMFWAELVPAGLFFVLSFIIPESPRWLATVQKTTQARGILLRIGGDEYADQTLNELAQLTDKKEEKANWSALLKPGVRNVLVIGIVLAIFQQWCGINVIFNYAHEIFSEAGYAVSDVLMNIVVTGVTNVIFTFVAIYTVDKWGRRTLMFVGSAGLAIIYAVLGTCYFLEMSGWPMLLLVVMAIACYAMSLAPVVWVVLSEIFPVRIRGMAMAISTFFLWVACFLLTYTFPILNEAVGASGTFWLYGLICLGGFLFIRAKLPETKGKTLEELEKELTK